Genomic segment of Eupeodes corollae chromosome 2, idEupCoro1.1, whole genome shotgun sequence:
AAACTCTCGATCCAGGCGGACATCATCACGAGCTCACCCACTACCCAATCCATCTTCAGTTCCACCAGCTCAACCGACCGTGAATGTGAGACGAATGAAACGGAGGTATATATGGAAAAAGACGGAGTTTCAACCGCCCGTTACTACATTTACAGGCGACGACATACTGGAGGAACCGTACATGGGTTTTGAGACaccattacaatattttttgtattttttcgatGATGATTTGTTGGAACACATTGCTGAGGAATCTACCAAATATAGCATTCAGAAGGATCCCTCAAAACCTCTTTTGGTCTCGAAGACAGATACCAAAAAGTTTTTAGGTATCTGTCTCCTGTTAGGACTGGTCCCACAACCAAATATTCGTATGTTTTGGGATTCAGACTTAGGTTTACCCATTATCACTGAGACCATGACCTTGACTGATTTCGAGAAAATACGGAGTGTCATTCACTTCAATGACAACCAAAATTTTATACCGAGGGATCAACTTGGACATGACAGACTTTTCCGAATTCGACCCATATTGGAGGCACTAAAAAAGAAATGCCAAGCTGTTCCAAAGAGAGAAACCCTTTCGGTCGATGAGCAAATGTGCGCCACAAAAGCTTGCAACTTTCTTCGCCAATACCTTCCCAACAAACCTCATAAATGGGGTTACAAGTTGTTGGTACTATGCGATGATAAAGGTTTTGCATATAACTTTGAAGTTTATTCCGGCACTGAAAACGCCGATCAATTTAGGCTTCCTGATGAACCTGATTTAGGTGCTAGTAGCAATATTGTTGTACGTTTGTGTCGTTGTGTTCCCAGGAATAAGAATTACAAAGTCTTCTTTGACAATTATTATACTTCACCTGAATTGGTATCCTACTTGGCTAAGATTGGAATTCATTCCTTAGGCACCGTCAACAAAGGTCGTTTAGGAAGTAATTTGCAACTGCCATCTCAAAAACAGTTATCGGATGCCAATAAGACCCGTGGATACTCAGAAGAATGGGTCACTACTGTAGACGGGGTACCAGTGACAACAGTTATGTGGCTAGATAGCAAACCTGTGATTTTATTATCTTCTTTCGTCGGTGAGCAGCCTAAAGACAAAGTAAGACGTTTTGATAAAAAACGTAAACATTACATAGATGTCGATGCCCCAAACGTAATTCCACATTACAACCGACATATGGGTGGAGTGGATTTATTAGACTCCTTTATcggaaaacataaaataaaaatgcgtaCAAGAAAGTGGTATATGCGAATCTTCTACCACTTAATTGATGTGATGCTAATAAACAGCTGGCTTTTGTATAAAAGAGTAGAGTCGCTGAGACACAACACTAAACTGATGAAGCTTCGTGAATTTCGACTGGAGGTAGCTAAATCACTGTGCTTATCTGGAGCATCTATGACAAGAAAGAGAGGACGACCAACATCATACATATCAGATATGCTTgacgaaagaaagaaaaagaagccAAAAGCCAACATACCACCTAAAGATGTTAGGATCGACGGAATTGACCATTTTCCTTGCTGGTCAAATGATAGACAGCGGTGTAAGTTACCAGCTTGTAAAGGTAAATCCTTTGTTTCCTGTCAAAAATGCAAGGTTGCACTTTGTCTGAATAAGGACAAGAACTGTTTTTTAGCATTCCAcaaataaagttctttttttctaatataaaaactggttgattatatttttcttataaacagACTCAGTATAGACTTTGAAACATTCATTTTCCTTAATAAATTATCCGCAATTACTACATTGTTTTATTACTAAATATATATCCTACTAAGTAAATATCGGTAAGGTAATGCATGGTGTGACATATGTGGgacatacttaaaaaaaaaaatttctaagtTTATGTTgaattgtgattttttaaattatttttcctaaaaataaaaacacatttactaccacatatatttttttggaaggaaaataaaaaatcatgcaCTGTAgggttaaaagtttttttttatttggctttGATCAATTGCGAacattttaatacttaaatggTGGTATACTGTCACAATGCTGTCAATAATTAATGTGaccatatattttattaaacaaaaccgAATAGAAACTGAATAATGTGAGTAAAATCCCAGCTAAGTAATTTTTGGTGGGGTGATTGATGGAAAAGGAATTTCaatgaaacaacaacagcgTTTGTCGTTTTATTGACTTtgaatccgttttttttttctttgaagggaaaagtcagttttttgacgttttaatgacaaaaacttaatttaatgctttttaagtaaataagtctTGTGAGCTTTAAAGTGTTAACAAACGTAATAATTTGCAAACCATTCAATCAATTTCCGAGTATGCAAATGCGGTACCACTGTGTCACCGCAAGTTAAAGTGATGCAAGTGTGCACAGGGgctaaagcatcttgcacataaGCTTGagttttctttcacatgaggtTTATTTCTAGACAGTggcgaattgtcaatttataatattacccttttcaacaacaAGAGTGTTATAATATTGAAGTTAAATTTAGCGCCAACTATTTTTTCgatgcagtgtggatggtatgtggaacgcgaatagagtttgacagttcgtagcaaccccactgcaattcgttactaccaaattgtttttataaattgtttagggaacaaaatacaaattttattatcctatcataagtgtcaattggtttttatagtttaaatgtttttttgcttgaaattgacttttcgaaatgtgtaaaatcacgttttttCGTCCATTTTTTCATTCGTTGCTCGCTCTCATGCTCATGGccaaagtagtattcacatgaattacaaaatgtgagtttatatacgttggaagacatatttccacataaattcttaacaaaacgatagcaatatagtttctatttgatgtATTATGCATACTTGAACTTTTCAatgtcatatattaataaatttaagaaaataaatttattcgtcgcgaaaaaaattgttgttgatacgaactgtcaaacgttattcgcgttccacattatccacattCGCAACGAAtgaaataatcgcgcgtacttaacctaaaaaatcattcttgttttgttttctgtggtgaatggtgtttggctgtcaaacttcattcgcgacgaattaaaaactcccgtgtgaaagaaatgtcaaaatcaacgaaTATTCGTTAATTCGTTACTCGTTGGCCGTGttcatgtgaataatgcttaAGTGTTTACACTTCACGCGATTGGAAAAGTCTAACTCAAATCAACCATTTAAGGAGCAATTAATATATTTCATAGTTTAGTGgttccatttaatttttccGTCACTGCAATAACTATAAAAATGTCACtaagttttgataaaaatttggtGTGAAAAGTTGAAGATTTCTGAATGTGATAATTgataactaaaaattttaagataatgcttctcaaaaaattatgaaatccAACACCGATCCCAACAATAATCGTTAAAGAAACGACCACCACCAAGAGATAAGCAGCAAGGTTTATATCAAAGAGCGATGCGATTCCAGTAGAgtagaaaaataaacatttttaggtCCGAGTCATATCATCATCATTGGTGTAATCGACACCAGACCGATGACCTGAACCCGAgatcaaaaacataaattatgtcCATTGTAGGTAGGATGGAATGTGTAGTGTACTTTGAAGTGATATGGGCGATAGACGATGGAGGGACCCTCTGGTCGTTTATTATAGCCTCCTAGCAAAGATATgggaagaaaaatgtttttgtttttaaaattgaccgCGATATGTATGGATTGACGcttgaagatatttttgtttgaaatttatattgatTAGTTTTGGTATATAAATCCAAACAAAAGCAATCTTTGTATTGTCTTTAAGTGCGTTTATTAAAAGAATATCAACAACTTGCGATTTGAttcaatattgatttttaataaagcaacaagaattattattattatactggGTGCGCCATCTTTATCaacattgaaaaattcaattcctCAATCTTTCAGGGAAGTTTGACAGATAAACACAATTCTGAAACGTCATTCATCATTAAGCTATTTGTCGATATCGATACACACTAAGTGCGCTTTACATTGAAAACGATACGTTCGTATCGTGAATAATATCGCATTCACGTTTGACAGATGATTAAATTATTGGAACTGAAGAACTGTAATAATCTATTCTTAAacttcattgaaaataaaatgagtttaataAATATGTACGTATGTGCGCTTTAGGGCAAAATAAAGTACGCAAAGTTTGAATTTTCATGATTATGCTATTTTCGCATACAGTGTGTTAGGTAAAAAGCCAAAAAATGcgtgaaaacaatttttttaaattttactacattCTTCAATCGCTTTTAATACTttaccattaaaataaaaaataatagccTTTTAACACCAAACTCAAAAGCGAGTTTTcgacaaaaagttttcgaaaactcgaaaatcgttcacaccgaacatttacacgttttcatttgacatttcaagttgtttaacaccggctgtcaaattttgtgttgatgaacaatttttaaataaaaagttttgttcttttcaaactatttgtgaaaataaaatgaattctaaccaattaaaattgattttaacgtaacactagctcgtctagaaaaagagtttcaactgaagttctggggacgggtgaAATGGGCCCACTACATGAatcaacaagaactacaagctttttggctgcagctatcctcttagttcacttcaaccgggccaaacaattcactaaggagaagctaattgtgtagaaaattttctttcatacttattctcccccacaaatgaacttatcgtctttctcatatctcccaaacccttgaacggagttaccggaaagtatTTCTTCAGGTAGGAAGCGAAAGCGTGGCTACGAGTTCGACGACGCATCCGTTGGAATGCGAACTATGAGGAAGTCTTTCTCGACCTTCGGGTCTTCACGCCAGTAACCATAGTGAATTCCGCTttctcgcttaacaaagagcgtttgaagcTCTGGAGGATCATGAAAGATCCGCCAGTGTCACAAAAGTCACTGGGGCTTTTATTCACTACGTTTTGATAGCActcatcagctgttttgtttacattaatttaagcgctgaatgtttcgaaaggtttgtttgtttagttcaactttgaattcctACTAGTTTTAGagatgttttatataaaacttgtggtttaccaaaaatgtatgggaaaacttgagttttcgatataggttttcggcgaaaaccgataatttcgcgaaaaccgggttttggacttggtgtggaAAGCCTATAAGaaagattacaaaaaaattcaaatactcGGTTCGGTAAATGATAAACTTGGTCGCAGTAGAAAGATAAAGACTAGTTCCTATGATGATCGCAAAATTAAACGGGaagtacaaaaaatcaaatgatttCGAGTCGTTTTATTCAAGAAAAGACTGGAGGTTAAAAGAAGCAGGCCTCAAAAATAGTATTTTGCTCAACGACGTCCTTTAATTCAAAAAGCGAACAAAGTTAAACGATTAGACTTTGCAAAAAAACACATCAGTAAGCCGATTTCGTTTTAGAAGAAAGTTATTTGGAGTGACGACACCAAATTTGATCTTTTTGGACATATGTAAGCGTGTTTTGTGTAAGCCCGGCGAAAAGCTTCAcgacaaaaatgttcaaaaaacagTTTAGCAATATGGTCTGGGGGTGTTTCGCATGGTCAGGAACGGAAAATAGGTGCAAATCGAGACAACAATGATAGCAGATCTGGAGGAGTCGTTTGCTGATGGTGGGTCTGGAAGATGACTTCGTCTTCCAAAAAGACAACGATCTTTACACAGAAACACAGAATTTCTTTCGTTCTTCCAATAtcaaaatgcattttataacaatggaaacattttttctaACTGACGTCTATAACAACGGCATCTGACAATTTGAAACATCATCTGACAATGTTTTCACACAAGAAAGTATTTACAAGTTTGTTTAAGAGAATAGACGTTCTTCTTTTTAAGGTAAAAGTAGAGAACTGAGCTGTCAAAATGTGTTCTGTATCTGTATTTCTTTTGAGGGCAGACATATTAGAGCGCTCAATTTGTGTTTCATTTATTAATCAGAGCTAGTTCGATTTCAATGTGCGCCTAAGAGTTCTGATTAAAATGGACCAACCCATAAAGAACAGCGAACAGTCAGTTTTTATGAAAGGAACGGCGTCTCAATATACATTCGAGGGTTTATATTATCATCACTCTAAATACGGCAGTTTTCTTTATTGATGTTTCCATTAATTTCAAACATCATGACGATTTGATCCTAATTTTCAAAGTAGCATTGTTAGGCTTCAGTTTATTAATGCTTAAATGTACTTGACTGCTGTCAAAATGGCAATCAGTTAAAATACTGCTGTCCACTTACGACcgctcaaaaataaaatacatgcaataaaatttttttggacAAAATCTAAGAGTAAATCAAAAAGTAGTAGAATAAAGTACATTTTGGTAGTTTAGTTTATTGTTGCCGTAACGTAAGCAAATGTCAACTAGTTGTTCAATTCACTGAACTGCTCCTGGACTTATACTATTCACTTCCGTgcataatttattgttaaacaaaaaatgcgATTTTTCCACTAATTTGATTACGGATATGTCAGTGTCTACTTAACCTTATTGAAAAATCTCGTTTTACATTTGCGATAGCACGTAACGTTAACGTTAATTTTTTTACAGTTGCatgcaatttcaaaacaaatcaattttatcctgaaaatttgttttcgtttttatttactttttgcttttgcaCTGATGaaaattatctacaaaatacATAAACTTCAAAGCCTTGTTTTGCTTCTTGCTTTTGCCTTACACGTTAAATagcataagaaaaataattctctGCCTTCTCTTGACACAAAATATTATGATCATGGCGACAACAATGGTACTGACCCATAAGTCACGATTACCCAAACAAGCCCCAAACGAgcaaaaactcatttaaatttGCAGCAAATTGATTCAATTTCCAAAtcccccattttttttttgttaccaaCTTCTATATCTTGGTTCAAGACGTGAATGTTTTCCATTTGCACCGTCCTCCACCCGTCACCATCTGCGCCACCGACAAACGTCAAACTAATTAGCATTCCATTCCTCGTGAAATAGAACTGGTGGTGCTGGGGGTGATGGTGGTGATGGTGGGCTCAGGTCATGGGTTACCCCATTTAGCAGTTAAACATACGCTATACGCTGCAACTTCAACTACTGTACCTACCTTCTGATGGTAATACTGCAGAAGTCTAGAGTTGAGCTAGGGAGAGAGAGATTGGATTGGATTGGATTGGATTGGAATTTCATCTTTGTACACTTAAGTCTGTAACCGAGATCCAACATTCAAGTCCAAATGGTGTGTTCCGGGCCATCAGGGGCACAGCTGCGCGCACAGATGAGTTATCATTTTCTTTGCCTAGAAGCAAGCAGAAATGGCAAACAAAGTAACGTTTGTCGCCTCTTCGTTGTCGTCACACCTTACTATAATGAAGCAGCACCCATAAGCCAGACCCAGAGTCACATAGAAGCTCCCAATTCCGTCTGTATATCAAAGGGGCACACACCAAGTATGAACCTAAGCTAAAGCATATTGTGTACAGCTCTAGAGTGTGGTGCATATGTGCGGCGCGGCGCAGCTGCTCCATCATCAACTTGCCgtgattttatttgaaaagaggTTCAAACTTTCAGTGGCTGCTGCTACTGCTATTGCTACATGTGCTACCTTACCTACCTTGCCTACTACCTTACCTTTATATAAAAGTGAGCCAAAAGTAATTTGCCTgatttttttctacttcttcttcttGGGGCAACAGCAGCAGCCTGATCAACCAGAAGGAGAAGCAGTGGCACCagtggcagcagcagcagaagcagatCAGCTACTAACAGGGTGAATGTGTATCgaatttcagtaaaaaaatatgaaattaattaattagttaCAACGGTTGCCAATTAGGAGACGGTCAATTATGGCGTCAACTTAAAACGTTCATTAGAGTGAATGTAATGCCATATGGCTTGTACCTGATTCTATTTCAAAAAGTGTTCCAAAATGAAAGGTTACATTCATAATTCTTTTTGTCGAGATAAGTTTAAGTTATACCTTTAGTCTGCTAGAAATTAGAAATAGAtcataaaaaattgtcttcttcAAGCAAAAAGCCCGGGGCGTTGAAAACCTGCTAAAGGTTTTAGAAGGTGAAGCTTGGTTAACTAAAGAGGATCTAAAGATGGTTCTATTTAATGGAAATTCCAAAATTAAGTCTAGTATTTGTTACGGTAGGgaggagagaggggttgaaaggaggtgtcggtggtgcacattggttttaaatttctgcacATTGCacattcctgaatattgcaatggctgggaaagacagagtgtggcaaggaattccacattcgcatagttcggctaaaaaacgaatctctgtacttgacaatacgaccgaagttgggcttgagggtatattgataagcattcctagaagcgagtatttcggttgaactgtttaaggggattaatgcagctggctatttcactagagcataaaccgttaaaagaATGGTAAAAAAGGGccagacaagaaaccttacgacgatgttcaagcgaagtaaatgaacttaagatgatattatcacctatcaatttaaatgctctacgttcaatactgtccaagaggcttaagtaagttgcaggagcaccagccgagatatgggagttatactcaagctttggacgtatatataagtcttgtaaataacagccagatcagagggggagaaaaacttcttgcatcgccttagaaaacccaaacatcttgcggcatttttggcgacatcgcgtatgtgatcgttccataaaaggttgttagtgatacacataccgagaatatcgagatgttcagtctcctcgatgtaGGTgacatctatggataatggtaaggggggtatatctcgctttaacgatacgaGACAGCATttaattccacgcggtttcttattccccattgtacattGCTGTTTAGGTCGTaatttgatgagcttatcacattttgtcgttgcagttccacatccgaagaagaggggtgtgaatctgaaaacgaatatgaaaagctaagagtactatcgtcagcggaacaatgtattggattagaagtagcggacaggagatcattaataaaaatatgaaagaataatggagatagaacagagctctggggcacaccataatttattttgtggttttcagacttgaatccatccaatgcaacttgtattgaatgattcgaaaggtaattactaatccaatgaaggagggattcatgagaaccgaaagcacgcattttcgataagagagcctgatgtcaaaccctatcaaatgcttttgaaatatcaagtgcaataacctaataaccttactttctccaaaacgatgtaaaatttgttccactgtttggtgagatgaaccatgagatcactagttgacctattgctacgaaagccgtaatgtcagtcattaagaagcttttgatcttcgagatatttcttgagctgataattaatgaacgtttccatgatcttggaaagaagggacgtaaatgCAATCGTTCGATAATTGacgaagattcgccttttttgggaaaaggCTGTTTGCCGTTTGCCATCCGCACGGAACGAGAcatgaggagtaggacagatgaaaaagcttacgcagtggttttgccatgtaaaaatttggtctgtCGAATATAgacgttgcaggccttcctggtttgcttgaacttattccgattTTCCTCAGTTACA
This window contains:
- the LOC129945289 gene encoding piggyBac transposable element-derived protein 3-like, which gives rise to MAHCAISVSNYTVYLQMKPNKRLDSTVIDHNLEVPSGSEDELELSNGDSDDDMNKIQDLVVGEFEVPSGILQNDPNSIPSRQPSNTSYSSQPSTSGVVNSRSRRTSSRAHPLPNPSSVPPAQPTVNVRRMKRRYIWKKTEFQPPVTTFTGDDILEEPYMGFETPLQYFLYFFDDDLLEHIAEESTKYSIQKDPSKPLLVSKTDTKKFLGICLLLGLVPQPNIRMFWDSDLGLPIITETMTLTDFEKIRSVIHFNDNQNFIPRDQLGHDRLFRIRPILEALKKKCQAVPKRETLSVDEQMCATKACNFLRQYLPNKPHKWGYKLLVLCDDKGFAYNFEVYSGTENADQFRLPDEPDLGASSNIVVRLCRCVPRNKNYKVFFDNYYTSPELVSYLAKIGIHSLGTVNKGRLGSNLQLPSQKQLSDANKTRGYSEEWVTTVDGVPVTTVMWLDSKPVILLSSFVGEQPKDKVRRFDKKRKHYIDVDAPNVIPHYNRHMGGVDLLDSFIGKHKIKMRTRKWYMRIFYHLIDVMLINSWLLYKRVESLRHNTKLMKLREFRLEVAKSLCLSGASMTRKRGRPTSYISDMLDERKKKKPKANIPPKDVRIDGIDHFPCWSNDRQRYSV